In a genomic window of Prochlorococcus marinus str. GP2:
- the pyrR gene encoding bifunctional pyr operon transcriptional regulator/uracil phosphoribosyltransferase PyrR: MPNNTRRIVILSEVQLRKTVSRLTSQIVEKVKSLDNLLLVGIPTRGIDLAKVIEKELMSKTGIKVKTGIIDPTFYRDDQNRVGTRLIKATDIPTPIEKKEILLIDDVIYTGRTIRAAMDALNSWGRPKRVMLLAMVDRGHRELPIQPDFCGKKVPTRKNEIISLRLNSVDNEEGVFLE; the protein is encoded by the coding sequence ATGCCAAATAACACAAGAAGGATCGTAATACTTTCCGAAGTGCAGCTTAGGAAAACTGTTTCACGTTTAACTTCCCAAATTGTTGAAAAAGTTAAAAGTCTAGATAATTTGCTTTTGGTTGGTATACCTACTAGAGGAATTGATCTTGCCAAAGTTATAGAAAAAGAATTAATGTCTAAAACAGGTATAAAAGTGAAAACAGGAATTATTGATCCAACTTTTTATAGAGATGATCAAAATAGAGTTGGTACTCGCCTAATAAAAGCAACTGACATTCCAACTCCTATTGAGAAAAAAGAAATTCTCTTGATAGATGATGTAATTTATACAGGTAGAACAATTAGGGCTGCAATGGATGCTCTAAACTCATGGGGTAGACCAAAAAGAGTGATGTTATTAGCAATGGTAGATAGAGGTCATAGAGAATTACCTATCCAACCTGATTTTTGCGGAAAGAAAGTCCCGACTAGGAAAAATGAAATTATTAGTTTACGTCTTAATAGTGTTGATAATGAAGAAGGAGTTTTTCTTGAGTAA